In Saccharomyces eubayanus strain FM1318 chromosome X, whole genome shotgun sequence, the genomic window CTATTGAGGTGCTTTCCGACACAGGGAATAAAGCATTAAGGCAAGAGGATAATGAATACCGTTACGAAATTCAGTATTCGGTGTTTCGTCCCTTACAAGCGTATCCAACAAGGAACTTCATGTATGAACAACTccgaagaaaagaagaagaagaacagagAAGAAACTTCGACCATTTGGTTACTGACTGTATAGAGGCCTCGGAGAAGTTTGGACGCGAGTTAGAAAGGATTAAAGCAGGCTCGAGTGGTTCATATTTTGTGTATGGAACATCAGCCAGCGAAAGCAAACCTGTGGGCGTATTCAAACCCAAGGATGAGGAACCATACGGCCCGTTGTCTCCGAAATGGACCAAATGGGCTCATCGCACGTTTTTTCCATGCCTGTTTGGGAGAAGTTGTCTAATACCCAATCTCGGGTATATCTGTGAAAGCGCGGCTAGCTTGCTGGATAGACGGCTCGAAACGCATCTGGTGCCCTTCACAGATACCGCATCTATAAagtctttgaatttctaTGATAACAGGAAAAAATGGTTACTTGGATacaatttccaaaagaagaaacaagaaaaactggGCTCAttccaactttttttgaaagactATGTCAACGCCGATGAGTTCTTTGATAGGTATCCATTGCCGGGAATGTATTTTGATGTTAAACATTCATTTCACCACAAATCAGGCGAAGACGATAGCAATATACCAGAGGGAAGCACGAACATAATAAAAGATACAAAATCGCCCAAGCAAATAAACTCTTCACCGACATCGGTCGATTCTGAAGAAAGTACAGAATTTGAGTGGACAGAACAGAGTTTAAGTCAATTTAGATTAGAACTAGAAAAATTGATCATCCTAGACTACATAATGAGAAACACAGATAGAGGCCTTGACAATTGGATGTTGAAATTGATCAAACTGCCCAATAATAAGTGGAAGATTAAATTAGCGGCCATTGACAACGGTTTGGCCTTCCCATGGAAACATCCAGACGAGTGGCGTTTGTACCCATACGGCTGGTTGTATTTACCTTTGCACATACTGGCCAAACCGTTTTCCGAACAAATAAGATCACATTTCATACCAATATTGACAAGCACCAAATGGTGGGAAGAATCATACCAAGAGTTTTTGACTCTCTTCAGCAGAGACGAAGATTTCAGCGTCCGAATGTGGAAAAAGCAATGGGCAGTACTAAAGGGCCAAGCATTCAACGTCGTGGAAACTCTGAAAGACCCACGACAAGGCCCATTGGAACTGGTTAGAAGAACTAGATGTCAGGTAGTAGACGAAAAGATGCAAGTTCCCTGCTGTCCGCCTCCCCTTTCTATCTTTAAAAACGCTATAGATGAACCTATCGGATCAAACTCCTCTTCACCAATGGTGCTTCCTAGCACGCCAAGCACGATTCCATCTCATGTACACAGGCAAGATGACAGCCACCCTGTATATTATGATTCCAGCCTCCATCCTTTTGCgaacaaaaaaactgtgATGGTAGAACGATTACAAATAGTTAATTCCACCCCTGTATTCACCTGGTGCTgatgttcaagaaaaaatgtgaTACATCTTGAAGATGCTATCATCTTTTTCACTTAAATGTATAAACTATAAATATTGTCAAgtaatattctttttataatattgAGAGCTGTCGGCCATTATTTTGtgtgtctttgaaaaatcggGTTCAAACAGATCTTAGCGGATTTATAGTATAAATAGGTTGGAgaagtgaagaagaaaggcaAATTCTCTAAggggaaaagaaaacctgGTCAATTCATCATCTCCTTTGATTGGGTAGAAAACTGATAAGTGGCTGGCAAAGAAGGCGATCAAATAACCACTGTTCTCCATGAACTTGTTTTGGCGTTCTGAAACCAAAAAGCAGAATGAAGCACCTGGTACGGATTACACGTCCGGTAGCCCACTCCAAGTTCAAAACAATGGCCAATCCATCAACCGGAACATATTCCACGGTTGTCCGCGCATTTTGGAAAGGAAGTTTGGCGAATGTTTGCATCACAGAACACACGTAATCAGggattttgtttcttctggtAATGCTGGATTGGGTCCCGTTGAGATAGTCCATATGTCCTACTCGAAtaaacaggaaaaagaagaattcgGTGAATACTTCTATGTTACTGGAATCGAAGTTTCCAGTCCTTCAATACCAGTAGAATTTCTCAAGCTGTTGAAATCGGATCAGCgaatttctaaaaataTCTCAAGTGACATCATATCCACTTATTGctgtttcaatttcttcagtAATCTGGACATTCGTATCAGAAATAATGCTGATGGTACTTTCCAGGCAAAAGCAATTGACTGTGATAGGGAAACTACCGACTTGACAATGACAGAAAAAATGTGGGAGGAAACATTCGTTAGTTCCGTTATCAGAACCATTATAATAAACACCAACCCAAAGTTGAAACCTCCTGGCCTGTTAGAATGCCCATTTTACATCGAGAAAGATACTGTAACCTCCTGTAAAAAGATTATTGAATTATTGTGCCGGTTCTTGCCTCGTTCATTGGAGTGTGGATGGGATAGCACCAAAAGTACGCAAATTACCATTGTGAATAACTATTTAGTGTATAGCTTAAAAAGTTTTATTACCATCACACCTGGCTTGATAGATTCTACCATTGATTACTTGAAAGGACTTACCAAGGAAGATCCAATTCATAACCTACACTATAAGGTGGCGATGATTGTACTTTTAAATCAAGTACAAACAAGAGAGCTAGAAATGGTAACCATTCTAAATGAAACTTTGGATCCACTTTTATTACTGCTTGATGATTTACCACCTAGTGATGCAAATTCAGCGCAATTAATGAATTGCATGAGCGACTTATTAAATATTCAAGCGAACTTTCTGCTAAACAGAGAAGATTATGAACTAGCGTTGAGTGTTTCTAATACATCGACTGAGTTAGCCTTAGATTCTTTCGAGTCTTGGTACAGTTTAGCCAAATGTCACATCAAGAGGGAAGAGTATGATGAGGCGCTTTTTGCAATAAATTCAATGCCTCGTTTGCGGAAAACAGACCAAGTTACGGAAGCACTTTATGACAAGTCTCTTGCCTCCAACTATTATAAAAAACCATTAAATGGCAGTCAGGAACACTTCGGCATAACATCAACAGAGTTTACCAATCTTTACGGGACGTTGCGAAATTGGAAAGAAGATGAGTTGAAACAGCAAATATTCGGAAGAATTGCGATGACTAATGAAAGAAAGGTTGGCTATACCAAAGATATTTGGGATGACATTGCCATAAAGCTGGGCCCCATTTATGGTCCGCAATCGGCCAACTTAATCAACTTCGTCTCACCTCAAGAGATCAAGGgtataaaaaatatgaacTTAATAGCAAGGAACACGATAGGCAAACAATTGGGACAGTTCAATAGTCGAATATATGGattattaatgaaaatTGTAAACAAGATTGGTTGGAATGGACTACTAAACATCCGAACAAAGATCTTTATAATGGAAACTGAATTCTACCAGACGCCTGCCAAAATAACCGACGAAAATGGTAATATACCTATGGAAGCTCGAAAGAAACGGTTCTGTGAGCGTTGGCTAgatgatttgtttttggaTCTGTACCAAGACCTAAAGTTGAGCAAAATCAACCTAAACAATAAAGACGAAAAACACAGCGGATTAGAGTGGGAACTTTTGGGCCTGACCATGCTTCGCACTTGGCATTGGGAGGATGCGGTAGCCTGTCTCAGAACAAGTATAGTAGCTCGATTCGACCCTGTCAGTTGTCAAGAATTGCTAAGGGTATACCTGCACCCTCCAGAAGACCTTTGGAACGCCACACTGCTAGACACAGACACAGTAGTAGACCTTCTggccaagaaaatatcGTACGACTGCAGATATTACAACTACTGCCAGATTTTCAATCTGCAAGTACTACACAAACTTTGCGACCAGCTGGGAATGGATACAGTGCGCAGCAAGATTCTCATTCTATCCAGCGTCGGAGATGAAATGATGGTCATGGTCGACACCATGATCTCGTGGGTAGGTGACCTACACTAGATACTAAGTTTTCGACTTGCAACAAACAGAAATGCTACTATTATCCCACGTTACTACTGCGATAAGTGTAATGCCCGTACGGGTAATaaagtcttttctttttttccagctatcagacaaaaagaaaattttttttttttgcgaGGGATTGACGGTTAACGCCAAAAACAGTCCGAAGAGAATGGGAAAGGCTTGGGCATCGCTCGAACTCATCGAACGGAACCATCTGGGCTATATTTTCACCAAGCCTGACTAATAAAGAAGTTTTGCTGGTGTGTTTGTAAAAGGTACACTTGGGGTAAATTTGTTTAACATTTCTGAATAGCCTTAGTTTGAGATAATACAtgctctttttcttcgtttgtttttttagttgattgaagatttttaaacttttgtttttagaTAGTTTTACCAAGAGTGACACCTATTGTTCTTTGCCCTTTTGAATATTAGAAGAAAGATATGTCAGGATCCTTTTGGAAGTTTGGACAAGACTTCAGCACACAGTCTACCCTATCCAAGCTACTGAATAGAGCTTTTATAAAGATCGATGGCGACATTACTActgtggaagaagaagggaAGACTAATGTTAGTATAGTTGATGAGAACTCGGAAAGGAGTTCTTTTAGGTCGGAGGATGAAGGGGACGAAGAATGTGAGTTGCCTAACacggaagaagaatacaaaGCTTATAAACCAAATCTGTACTTATTGGACGATCTCttagatgatgaagagCTATACACGGAACTAATGTGCTCGAACTTCAAATTGCTAATATTTCTGAAATACCCTGAAGTCCTATCCAAATTGATTGATTATGTTAGAAATAATACCATACTGGATCCCAGTATCGATAGAGTTATTTCTGAAGACACCAAGTTGGTATATGAAAAAGACGTGGACACTATGGATAGTCCTGACGATGAAACAGAAGATTCAGAAGGCGGACGAGGCATCTCCAAAAAGGAACAGCGAGGTGACGACGACagagaagaggaaaaagagattgaagatgacgacAATGCGTCTGAAGACACGAGAGTAACACTACCTCCTGAAACAGAAGAACACGATGACATCCGAAGGGCCAGGATAGCAGCTGAAATATTATCTGCTGACGTATGGCCTATATCGTCTGCTTTGAtcgaaaatgaagaactCCTGACCAAACTCTGGTCGATTCTTGCCCACTCTACTCCATTATCGATAGAGGCATCAACATACTTCatgaaaataaatgagCGTCTTTTGGATATGGATATGGACGGAGTCATCGAATTCattttaagaaaagaacacaTTGTTGAcgatttcttgaaacatATTGATAATCCGCCTTTAATGGActttttattgaaagtgATATCAACCGATAAACCAGAAATATCAAATGGAGTTATTCAGTTATtcagaaaacaaaatttaGTCTCTAAATTGGTCCATTTGCTCGATCCTGTGTTTGATTCTTCCACTCAATCTGCAGCAGGCGACTTCTTGAAGGCACTAGTCACCATTAGTGGTAACTGCCCTAATGAAATTGCGTCGAGTATTGGGCCCAATGAGTTAACGAGACAATTGGTTTCCCCTACTATGATGAAACAACTTATGGACATAATGCTTAAGGGAGGCACTTCACTAAACAATGGTGTTGGGATTATTATCGAactaataagaaagaacaactCCGATTATGATGTTATTCAGGCGAATTATACCACTATCAAATCTCATCCTCCAACAGATAGAGACCCGATTTACCTAGGGTATTTAGTCAAATTATTTTCAGAACGAATGCCCGATTTCAACAAGATACtaactgaaaagaaaatcaccCCCTTACAGACCTCCTATGGAACAATTGAACCCTTGGGGTTCGAAAGATTCAAAATATGCGAACTCATTGCTGAACTATTGCACTGCTCAAACATGACTTTATTGAATGAACCGAATGGTTACAGTATTGTTAAAGAACGCGATATTGAGAGAGATAGGATTTTCATTTTAGAAAATCAGCTTCACTTCAATGATTGCgatgaatcaaaagaagatgaggTTGAGAACGAAGGTGACGCTAATGAAGAGGATGACGATATGAACCAAATCGAATCTGCTGGCACATCAATAGATGGGGAAGAAGTTATTGATAAATTGAATTCTTTACAAATAGAGACCAATAAAGTAAACCTGACAATAAGTAATGAAGAGAAGGATGATGTGGCGCCAGACTTTAACAGTGGAAGTCtacaagatgaagaaaatgaaaatccaTTTGAACCACAGTACTCGGATGTCATTCTAGATTCCTCTGATatggaaaaggaattcCGCATTTCTCCAAACATTGGTGATCAAATGAAGATTGCCCTACAGGATACGAGAGTAATAGATACTATGCTTGAGAtgtttttccatttccGGTGGAACAACTTTCTCCATAACGTAGTCTATGATGTCATTcaacaaattttcaatggcCCGCTGAAGATAGGTTATAATAGATTCCTTTTAAGCGATCTCCTGACCAACATTCGCTTAACTGATATGATTATCAACGGAAACAACGAGTGTGTGAAATATGAGGAAGCGCATAATTCAAGACTCGGATATATGGGCCACCTTACCTTAATTGCAGAAGAGGTTACTAAATTCTCTGCATacattgaagaaatgaatattAGCTTTGACAACAAAGAAGTAATGGGCTCTTTATTCGAAGAACAATGGATCAAATACACCGAGAATGTGTTAGAAGActtgaaggaaaaatacaatgCCATATTAGGTGATGTTGCTGAAGAAGGAGACATAttggatgatgaagaggaagaggttGTTTACAATAAGGGGATGCATCCTGGCAGCACTGTAGATGATTATATTAATGATATGATGCAAATGGATAATGAACAtaaccaagaagaagggAATGATGACGGAGAAGAGTATGATAGctatgatgaagatgaaccTCGGGAATACCATGACGATAAACCTAGTAAGAGAAAAGCGTCCGATCCATCAAATGATGAGCGTGACCAAACGGAACTATTTTACGAATACGTCAACGAGGATGGTACAAAAACAAGGCTGAAATTCAACCCACGTCCTGATTCTACCGAACACAATTTAGAGGAGCTGGATAATAACAGCGAAATACCGTTAAAACTCAAACGAAGTTTCACAGATGCATACAAAGCTGAAATAGTGGCACAGGACATCGGTGGTCACACTGAAGAGGAGGACGGATTTCAACTGGATGCGGATTTGAACGACGACTGGGAGTCATCATCTTCGAATTCGTTGCCCAAGAGAGCTTCTCCTTCCAAAATCGATATAAGCTCGCCCGTTTATCAACATCAGTTCGAACTTCATAGCCCCACCGATAACAGTGGCGATTACAAGGGTGTAATTTCAAGCGCGAATGGCCATAACTTCGACATAGATGAAGAATATGACGAATTAAGCGATGATAGCGATGATAGCGATGAAGAATATGATAATtgtgaagatgaagaagatttagaTGATGCGACTTCCGGCGCATATGCATTATGTAGATCCAAAAGTAAAGACAAGATATCATGGGATGAAGAGGAGCAGGCGCGACTAATGGGCGTTGTAAAATTTAATTCAGAGCATTACAGGGACTAGGCAATTAATAAttctaataataataataggACAGGTAATTATAACGGTCGTTATATagatacatttttttttctgattcAAGATTGTTTAACTAAATACATATTATTCAGGTTTTATTTCCATCGTATGTCGCTTCATTCAATGACTTTAGTTTTGGTCATTCAAcatacaaaaacaaaaaaaagcgtTTTTTCTCGCTAGTTTTTTCGAGTTCTGTTGAATTTACATAAACACAATTCgatatatcaatatcacCTCAAGATTGAATAGCAGACTTGTGatcaaaccaaaagaaatagcTTGGGCCGAATCCTTCCGAGATGTCAAAAAAACTTTCATCCCCATTGTCCTTTCTACCACTGtataatttgttttctgcAGTTGGTTGGTCGTATTTGCTTTACTCGGTCGTTTCTCTCTATCCAAAGATTGGTCAGCCATCATTCTTCTACCAAACTAGGAATATTGCCACTCTTATCCAATGTGGTGCTGTAATTGAGATCATCAATTCATTATTGGGAATTGTGCGCTCTCCATTGTCAACCACTGTTGCTCAAGTGTCTTC contains:
- the SAP185 gene encoding Sap185p → MSGSFWKFGQDFSTQSTLSKLLNRAFIKIDGDITTVEEEGKTNVSIVDENSERSSFRSEDEGDEECELPNTEEEYKAYKPNLYLLDDLLDDEELYTELMCSNFKLLIFLKYPEVLSKLIDYVRNNTILDPSIDRVISEDTKLVYEKDVDTMDSPDDETEDSEGGRGISKKEQRGDDDREEEKEIEDDDNASEDTRVTLPPETEEHDDIRRARIAAEILSADVWPISSALIENEELLTKLWSILAHSTPLSIEASTYFMKINERLLDMDMDGVIEFILRKEHIVDDFLKHIDNPPLMDFLLKVISTDKPEISNGVIQLFRKQNLVSKLVHLLDPVFDSSTQSAAGDFLKALVTISGNCPNEIASSIGPNELTRQLVSPTMMKQLMDIMLKGGTSLNNGVGIIIELIRKNNSDYDVIQANYTTIKSHPPTDRDPIYLGYLVKLFSERMPDFNKILTEKKITPLQTSYGTIEPLGFERFKICELIAELLHCSNMTLLNEPNGYSIVKERDIERDRIFILENQLHFNDCDESKEDEVENEGDANEEDDDMNQIESAGTSIDGEEVIDKLNSLQIETNKVNLTISNEEKDDVAPDFNSGSLQDEENENPFEPQYSDVILDSSDMEKEFRISPNIGDQMKIALQDTRVIDTMLEMFFHFRWNNFLHNVVYDVIQQIFNGPLKIGYNRFLLSDLLTNIRLTDMIINGNNECVKYEEAHNSRLGYMGHLTLIAEEVTKFSAYIEEMNISFDNKEVMGSLFEEQWIKYTENVLEDLKEKYNAILGDVAEEGDILDDEEEEVVYNKGMHPGSTVDDYINDMMQMDNEHNQEEGNDDGEEYDSYDEDEPREYHDDKPSKRKASDPSNDERDQTELFYEYVNEDGTKTRLKFNPRPDSTEHNLEELDNNSEIPLKLKRSFTDAYKAEIVAQDIGGHTEEEDGFQLDADLNDDWESSSSNSLPKRASPSKIDISSPVYQHQFELHSPTDNSGDYKGVISSANGHNFDIDEEYDELSDDSDDSDEEYDNCEDEEDLDDATSGAYALCRSKSKDKISWDEEEQARLMGVVKFNSEHYRD
- the LSB6 gene encoding 1-phosphatidylinositol 4-kinase LSB6; translation: MSTEILQHDHTTNPHQTVTVNSYDWLQYRDQQEHHKDRNTIVYASPGGSLSTNTSDTPLGPQPFSPSREQLANVLFESPRLDQGSGSNSAIEVLSDTGNKALRQEDNEYRYEIQYSVFRPLQAYPTRNFMYEQLRRKEEEEQRRNFDHLVTDCIEASEKFGRELERIKAGSSGSYFVYGTSASESKPVGVFKPKDEEPYGPLSPKWTKWAHRTFFPCLFGRSCLIPNLGYICESAASLLDRRLETHLVPFTDTASIKSLNFYDNRKKWLLGYNFQKKKQEKLGSFQLFLKDYVNADEFFDRYPLPGMYFDVKHSFHHKSGEDDSNIPEGSTNIIKDTKSPKQINSSPTSVDSEESTEFEWTEQSLSQFRLELEKLIILDYIMRNTDRGLDNWMLKLIKLPNNKWKIKLAAIDNGLAFPWKHPDEWRLYPYGWLYLPLHILAKPFSEQIRSHFIPILTSTKWWEESYQEFLTLFSRDEDFSVRMWKKQWAVLKGQAFNVVETLKDPRQGPLELVRRTRCQVVDEKMQVPCCPPPLSIFKNAIDEPIGSNSSSPMVLPSTPSTIPSHVHRQDDSHPVYYDSSLHPFANKKTVMVERLQIVNSTPVFTWC
- the CHS6 gene encoding Chs6p, giving the protein MNLFWRSETKKQNEAPGTDYTSGSPLQVQNNGQSINRNIFHGCPRILERKFGECLHHRTHVIRDFVSSGNAGLGPVEIVHMSYSNKQEKEEFGEYFYVTGIEVSSPSIPVEFLKLLKSDQRISKNISSDIISTYCCFNFFSNLDIRIRNNADGTFQAKAIDCDRETTDLTMTEKMWEETFVSSVIRTIIINTNPKLKPPGLLECPFYIEKDTVTSCKKIIELLCRFLPRSLECGWDSTKSTQITIVNNYLVYSLKSFITITPGLIDSTIDYLKGLTKEDPIHNLHYKVAMIVLLNQVQTRELEMVTILNETLDPLLLLLDDLPPSDANSAQLMNCMSDLLNIQANFLLNREDYELALSVSNTSTELALDSFESWYSLAKCHIKREEYDEALFAINSMPRLRKTDQVTEALYDKSLASNYYKKPLNGSQEHFGITSTEFTNLYGTLRNWKEDELKQQIFGRIAMTNERKVGYTKDIWDDIAIKLGPIYGPQSANLINFVSPQEIKGIKNMNLIARNTIGKQLGQFNSRIYGLLMKIVNKIGWNGLLNIRTKIFIMETEFYQTPAKITDENGNIPMEARKKRFCERWLDDLFLDLYQDLKLSKINLNNKDEKHSGLEWELLGLTMLRTWHWEDAVACLRTSIVARFDPVSCQELLRVYLHPPEDLWNATLLDTDTVVDLLAKKISYDCRYYNYCQIFNLQVLHKLCDQLGMDTVRSKILILSSVGDEMMVMVDTMISWVGDLH